The following are from one region of the Mesorhizobium sp. B2-8-5 genome:
- a CDS encoding CbtB domain-containing protein, translating to MSDTTFAPSYGPVAIPVRELLPWAIFAGLLLMLAIYFVGAEEGATSLIRGTYVHEFVHDGRHLLGFPCH from the coding sequence ATGTCCGACACCACCTTCGCCCCCAGCTACGGTCCGGTTGCGATTCCGGTTCGCGAGCTTCTGCCGTGGGCCATCTTCGCCGGCCTGCTGTTGATGCTGGCGATCTATTTCGTCGGGGCGGAAGAAGGCGCAACGTCGCTGATCCGCGGCACCTATGTGCACGAATTCGTGCATGACGGCCGCCACCTGCTCGGCTTCCCCTGCCACTAA
- a CDS encoding LuxR C-terminal-related transcriptional regulator, translating to MSTSIRIAIVDDHPLFREGVARSLGEIGGFELVGEGASAEDAERLARASTPDILLLDISMPGGGLNALAGILSAMPEQKIVMLTVSETNADVALALKAGARGYVLKGVGSKALAEILRDVANGQSYVSPSLSARLLSDLLQPTGSKPDPLGQLTGREAEILKLVAEGLSNKEVAARLSLQEKTVKHHMTRVLAKLNVRNRTEAALLMHEARERN from the coding sequence GTGAGCACATCCATCCGCATCGCAATAGTCGACGACCACCCCCTGTTTCGCGAGGGCGTGGCGCGCAGCCTCGGCGAGATAGGCGGCTTCGAACTTGTGGGCGAAGGCGCCAGCGCCGAGGACGCCGAAAGGCTGGCGCGCGCCAGCACACCCGATATTCTCCTGCTCGACATCAGCATGCCGGGCGGCGGCCTCAACGCGCTGGCCGGCATCCTTTCAGCGATGCCCGAGCAGAAGATCGTCATGCTCACCGTGTCGGAAACCAACGCCGACGTCGCCCTGGCGCTGAAGGCCGGCGCGCGCGGCTATGTGCTGAAAGGCGTCGGCTCCAAGGCGCTGGCCGAGATCCTGCGCGACGTCGCCAACGGCCAGAGCTACGTATCGCCGAGCCTGTCGGCGAGGCTGCTTTCCGACCTTTTGCAGCCCACCGGCAGCAAGCCCGATCCGCTCGGCCAACTCACCGGCCGCGAGGCCGAGATCCTGAAACTGGTCGCGGAGGGGCTCAGCAACAAAGAGGTGGCGGCCCGGCTGTCGCTGCAGGAGAAGACGGTCAAGCATCACATGACCAGGGTGCTGGCCAAGCTCAATGTGCGCAACCGCACCGAGGCGGCGCTGCTGATGCACGAGGCGAGGGAAAGGAACTGA
- a CDS encoding DMT family transporter, whose amino-acid sequence MFAPDAFAVTAALCSALSSMFLSELKGRVPLLQLARWQMLATFVMTGSVSLAIGGWHTMGAREFWLLAGSSFAGISIASTTYFATIYSVGPRITALLFSLTSPFALALGYLVLGETISRWQALGVALALAVLAIGGQTPGVNAASDPGRCLLMAPETAGMDN is encoded by the coding sequence ATGTTCGCCCCCGATGCCTTCGCCGTCACCGCCGCCTTATGCAGCGCGCTGAGCTCCATGTTCCTGAGCGAGCTCAAGGGCCGCGTTCCCCTGCTCCAGCTTGCCCGCTGGCAGATGCTCGCAACCTTCGTGATGACCGGCTCGGTGTCGTTGGCGATCGGCGGCTGGCACACGATGGGAGCGAGGGAGTTCTGGCTGCTTGCCGGATCGAGCTTCGCCGGCATCAGCATTGCCAGCACGACCTATTTCGCCACCATCTATTCGGTCGGCCCGCGCATCACGGCGCTGCTCTTCTCGCTCACCTCGCCTTTCGCCCTGGCGCTCGGCTATCTCGTGCTCGGCGAAACCATCAGCCGCTGGCAGGCGCTGGGCGTGGCGCTGGCGCTTGCCGTGCTTGCCATCGGTGGGCAAACGCCGGGGGTCAACGCGGCCTCGGACCCCGGACGATGCTTGCTGATGGCGCCCGAGACGGCAGGCATGGACAACTGA
- a CDS encoding ArsR/SmtB family transcription factor, producing MATNAKYWTALGDQTRRTIFELLVDRPSSVSGLANALPVTRPAVSQHLKVLKDAGLVADTRSGKERIYRIDPDGLAAFRAEIDQFWVKTLAAYKLAVEQPTKDET from the coding sequence GTGGCTACTAACGCGAAATACTGGACTGCGCTCGGCGATCAGACGCGACGCACGATCTTCGAACTGCTGGTCGACCGACCCAGTTCGGTCAGCGGGCTCGCTAATGCGCTGCCCGTGACGCGGCCGGCCGTCTCGCAGCATCTGAAGGTGCTCAAGGATGCCGGACTGGTGGCTGATACGCGCTCCGGCAAGGAGCGCATTTACCGGATCGATCCGGACGGGCTCGCGGCGTTTCGCGCGGAGATCGATCAGTTCTGGGTGAAGACGCTTGCGGCCTACAAGCTGGCCGTCGAGCAACCGACAAAGGACGAGACATGA
- a CDS encoding SRPBCC family protein: MIKQPAPAPVRHSVVVEAPIARAFKVFTEDFGSFKPREHNLLAVPIAETIFEPHVGGHVYDRGVDGSECRFARVLAYDPPDRLLLSWDISPRWQIETDLARTSEWEVRFTAEAENRTRVEIEHRHIERHGQGWEGVRSGVDGDQGWPLYLQRFQALFARAA, encoded by the coding sequence ATGATCAAGCAACCGGCACCTGCTCCCGTAAGGCATTCCGTCGTCGTCGAGGCGCCGATCGCGCGCGCCTTCAAAGTGTTCACCGAGGATTTCGGCAGCTTCAAGCCGCGCGAGCACAATCTGCTTGCCGTGCCGATCGCGGAAACGATCTTCGAGCCGCACGTCGGCGGCCACGTCTACGACCGCGGGGTCGACGGCTCAGAGTGCCGCTTCGCCCGCGTGCTGGCCTACGATCCGCCCGACCGGCTGCTTCTGAGCTGGGACATCAGCCCGCGCTGGCAGATCGAAACCGACCTCGCCAGGACGAGCGAGTGGGAGGTCCGCTTCACGGCCGAGGCGGAAAACCGGACCCGGGTCGAAATCGAGCACCGCCATATCGAACGGCATGGCCAAGGCTGGGAAGGCGTACGCAGCGGGGTCGACGGCGATCAGGGCTGGCCGCTCTACCTGCAGCGGTTCCAAGCGCTTTTTGCCCGGGCGGCCTGA
- a CDS encoding GNAT family N-acetyltransferase has translation MATDALVVASINELTTRHGFGPMAATSPPNFQLFSLEDDPGGLWVAEDDGDIAGFAWSWVCGDIWFLAQLFVDPGRQGRGIGNTLLERTMEHARASGAAHKALITFTFNRVSQGLYMRHGLFPKTPIYLLSAARERVTKALPEPPLRAVEMDDSAATMEKLAEIDARALGASRVKHHRYLRTDPSTTGVLLFAGGEAVGYGYINAGGHIGPLAVTRPDIVRDAFATALLLAADRSAEKVSAFLPGTCGSALGLAIDQGMRITFPMLLMASPGYGDWTQYLPRNPGFM, from the coding sequence GTGGCGACCGATGCGCTGGTGGTGGCCAGCATCAATGAGCTTACCACTCGGCACGGCTTTGGCCCGATGGCGGCGACGAGCCCTCCCAACTTCCAGCTGTTTTCGCTCGAGGACGACCCCGGCGGCCTGTGGGTGGCGGAAGACGACGGGGACATTGCCGGCTTCGCCTGGAGCTGGGTATGCGGCGATATCTGGTTCCTCGCCCAGCTGTTCGTCGATCCTGGCCGACAAGGCCGCGGCATCGGAAACACGCTGCTGGAACGGACCATGGAGCATGCCCGCGCATCAGGCGCAGCCCACAAGGCACTTATAACATTCACCTTCAATCGTGTGTCGCAGGGGCTTTACATGCGGCACGGCTTGTTTCCCAAAACGCCGATCTACCTTCTCAGCGCCGCGCGCGAACGGGTGACCAAGGCGTTGCCGGAACCGCCGTTGCGCGCCGTCGAAATGGACGACAGCGCCGCGACGATGGAGAAACTTGCCGAGATCGACGCCCGTGCCCTGGGCGCCTCGCGAGTGAAGCATCATCGCTACCTGCGCACCGATCCGTCGACGACAGGCGTCCTGCTCTTTGCTGGCGGCGAGGCGGTCGGCTACGGATACATCAACGCCGGCGGGCATATCGGCCCCCTGGCGGTGACGAGGCCCGATATCGTTCGCGATGCCTTTGCAACGGCGTTGCTGTTGGCGGCGGATCGCTCGGCCGAGAAGGTATCGGCCTTCCTGCCGGGCACATGCGGGAGCGCGCTCGGCCTCGCGATCGATCAAGGCATGCGCATCACCTTCCCGATGCTGCTGATGGCATCGCCCGGCTATGGCGACTGGACGCAGTATCTGCCGCGAAATCCCGGCTTCATGTGA
- the minD gene encoding septum site-determining protein MinD gives MGKVVVVTSGKGGVGKTTSTAALGAAVAKTGKKVALVDFDVGLRNLDLIMGAERRVVFDLVNVIQGSAKLSQALIRDKRLETLYLLPASQTRDKDALTEEGVAEVIARLRSVFDYVFCDSPAGIERGAQLAMRFADEAVIVTNPEVSSVRDSDRIIGLLDARTMKAEQGELVQKHVLVTRYDAARASRGEMLSIDDVLEILSTPLLGIIPESQDVLRASNLGSPVTLSEPLNGAAKAYLEAARRLEGEDLPVVVPFERKGFLDRLLGRRAA, from the coding sequence ATGGGCAAGGTAGTCGTGGTCACATCGGGCAAGGGGGGCGTCGGCAAGACGACCTCGACGGCCGCGCTCGGCGCCGCCGTGGCCAAGACCGGCAAGAAGGTGGCGCTGGTCGATTTCGACGTCGGCCTGAGGAACCTCGACCTCATCATGGGCGCCGAGCGCCGCGTGGTGTTCGATCTCGTCAACGTCATCCAGGGCTCGGCGAAGCTGTCGCAGGCGCTGATCCGCGACAAGCGGCTGGAGACGCTCTATCTGCTGCCGGCCTCGCAGACGCGCGACAAGGACGCGCTGACCGAAGAGGGCGTGGCCGAGGTCATCGCCCGGCTGCGCTCGGTGTTCGACTACGTGTTCTGCGACAGCCCTGCCGGCATCGAGCGCGGCGCCCAACTCGCCATGCGCTTCGCCGACGAGGCGGTCATCGTCACCAACCCGGAAGTGTCGTCGGTGCGCGACTCCGACCGCATCATCGGCCTGCTCGACGCCCGCACCATGAAGGCGGAGCAGGGCGAGCTGGTGCAAAAACACGTGCTGGTCACCCGCTACGACGCGGCGCGCGCCTCGCGCGGCGAGATGCTGTCGATCGACGACGTGCTGGAGATACTCTCCACGCCGTTGCTCGGCATCATCCCGGAAAGCCAGGATGTGCTGCGGGCCTCCAACCTCGGCTCGCCTGTCACGCTCTCGGAACCGCTCAATGGTGCCGCAAAGGCTTATCTCGAAGCGGCAAGACGCCTGGAAGGCGAGGACCTGCCGGTGGTCGTCCCCTTCGAACGCAAGGGCTTCCTCGACCGGCTTCTCGGAAGGAGGGCCGCATGA
- a CDS encoding mandelate racemase/muconate lactonizing enzyme family protein encodes MRIDRINVYSAQLPVKGGVYRMASADVEALDSTLVEIVTDDGFAGWGETCPIGPVYQPHHALGARAAIAEIAPGLTGSEVASIRQLAKQMDERLSGHGYAKAAFDMAFLDLLGQKLGVPVSTLLGGALTDRVPAYYSLIVGAPDETARIAADKVRDGYPRLQVKIGGRNLEEDVAVVHKVWEAVGYKARLAVDGNRGLTVAAAIHLDRLCQQIPFVFEQPCNTMDEVATLKGRVTHPVYLDESTEDQNAVLRAISLGIADGFGFKVTRLGGLTKMTTVRDLCAIRSLPHSCDDAWGGDIIAAACVHLAATVEPRRMEGTWIAQEYIKGHFDQKHPVVIKQGHIAVPQGPGLGVKPEPGMFGKPVAIYGP; translated from the coding sequence ATGCGTATCGACCGCATCAACGTCTATTCGGCGCAACTGCCGGTTAAAGGCGGTGTCTACCGCATGGCCAGCGCCGACGTGGAGGCGCTCGACTCCACACTGGTCGAAATCGTCACAGATGATGGTTTTGCCGGCTGGGGCGAGACCTGTCCGATCGGCCCGGTCTACCAGCCGCATCATGCGCTTGGCGCCCGCGCCGCGATCGCCGAAATCGCGCCGGGCCTGACCGGCTCGGAGGTCGCCTCGATCAGGCAGCTGGCGAAACAGATGGACGAGCGGCTTAGCGGGCACGGCTACGCCAAGGCCGCATTCGATATGGCGTTCCTCGACCTGCTCGGCCAGAAGCTCGGCGTGCCGGTCTCGACGCTTTTGGGCGGCGCGCTGACCGACCGCGTGCCGGCCTATTATTCGCTGATCGTCGGGGCGCCGGACGAGACGGCGCGGATCGCCGCCGACAAGGTGAGGGACGGCTACCCGCGCCTGCAGGTCAAGATCGGCGGGCGCAACCTGGAAGAGGACGTGGCCGTCGTCCACAAGGTGTGGGAAGCGGTCGGCTACAAGGCTCGGCTAGCTGTCGACGGCAACCGAGGCTTGACGGTCGCCGCCGCGATCCACCTCGACCGGCTCTGCCAGCAAATCCCCTTCGTCTTCGAACAGCCCTGCAACACGATGGACGAGGTCGCGACGCTGAAGGGCCGCGTGACGCATCCGGTCTATCTCGACGAAAGCACCGAGGACCAGAACGCCGTGCTGAGGGCCATCTCGCTCGGCATCGCCGACGGCTTCGGCTTCAAGGTGACGCGCCTTGGCGGCCTCACCAAGATGACGACGGTGCGCGACCTCTGCGCCATCCGCTCGCTGCCGCACAGCTGCGACGACGCCTGGGGCGGCGACATCATCGCGGCGGCCTGCGTGCATCTGGCCGCCACCGTCGAGCCGCGCCGCATGGAGGGCACCTGGATCGCCCAGGAATACATCAAGGGCCATTTCGACCAGAAGCACCCGGTCGTCATCAAGCAAGGGCACATCGCCGTGCCGCAGGGGCCGGGGCTCGGCGTAAAACCCGAGCCCGGCATGTTCGGCAAGCCAGTTGCGATATACGGGCCGTAA
- a CDS encoding CbtA family protein, which yields MVGKLLLRGMLVGLVAGILAFAFARVYGEPQVDKAIAFEEQQAQAAGEAPEPEMVSRVTQAGIGLATGVLVYGAALGGLFSLVFAYAYGRLGSLGPRGTSALIALLGFLAVIVVPGLKYPANPPAVGNAETIGYRTELFFIMIVVSIAAMVAAVGLAQRLWTRLGAWNASIVAGLAFLVVFALVKAALPDINEVPENFSATMLWQFRVASLGIQLVLWTVVGLGFGAVAERVVAARDQRSPARRFA from the coding sequence ATGGTCGGAAAACTTTTGCTGCGCGGCATGCTTGTCGGGTTGGTTGCGGGGATTCTGGCATTCGCCTTCGCCCGCGTCTATGGCGAGCCGCAGGTCGACAAGGCGATCGCCTTCGAGGAACAGCAGGCCCAGGCGGCCGGCGAGGCGCCGGAGCCCGAGATGGTCAGCCGCGTCACGCAGGCCGGCATCGGTCTCGCAACCGGCGTGCTGGTCTATGGCGCCGCCCTCGGCGGGCTGTTCTCGCTGGTCTTCGCTTATGCCTATGGCCGGCTGGGTTCGCTTGGGCCCCGTGGCACTTCGGCGCTCATCGCGCTGCTCGGCTTCCTGGCGGTGATCGTGGTGCCCGGCCTCAAATACCCGGCCAACCCGCCCGCGGTCGGCAATGCCGAGACCATCGGCTACCGCACGGAATTGTTCTTCATCATGATCGTGGTCTCGATCGCGGCGATGGTGGCGGCGGTCGGCCTGGCGCAGCGGCTGTGGACCCGGCTCGGCGCCTGGAACGCCTCGATCGTGGCTGGGCTGGCCTTCCTCGTCGTCTTCGCGCTGGTGAAGGCAGCCCTGCCCGACATCAACGAAGTACCGGAGAACTTCTCGGCGACGATGCTGTGGCAGTTCCGCGTCGCCTCGCTCGGCATCCAGCTTGTGCTATGGACCGTCGTCGGGCTCGGCTTCGGCGCGGTTGCCGAGCGCGTGGTCGCGGCGCGCGACCAGCGCAGCCCTGCCCGCCGCTTCGCCTGA
- the minE gene encoding cell division topological specificity factor MinE — MSILDLFKRRTSAPVARERLQLLLAYERQSRGQPDLVSILREEIMAVIARHVQIDQDYLQVSMDRGATMSTLEIDIQIPNKSAAPLAMAG; from the coding sequence ATGAGCATCCTCGATCTCTTCAAGCGGCGCACCAGCGCGCCGGTAGCGCGCGAGCGGCTGCAGCTGCTGCTCGCCTATGAGCGCCAGAGCCGCGGCCAGCCGGATCTCGTCTCCATCCTGCGCGAGGAGATCATGGCGGTCATTGCCAGGCATGTGCAGATCGACCAGGACTACCTCCAGGTCTCGATGGATCGCGGCGCCACCATGTCGACGCTGGAGATCGACATCCAGATCCCCAACAAGAGCGCCGCGCCGCTCGCCATGGCGGGGTGA
- a CDS encoding sensor histidine kinase, producing the protein MFGRYFRRLARIWSGLSLAWQFVIAGGIGLLAVMLVVGLWVTSQIREGVMHNSATTTALYVDSVIAPLLPDLRKSRELDDSVKRALDETLGQGALGKRLVSFKLWRRDGMVLYSDDSALIGRTFPPNANLKSAFAGNVVAEYNNLSDDPESGDEKAVNAPLFEIYNPVREPWSGEVVAVSEFYEVADDFQETLNSALRWTWLVVAAATAAALALLSGIVFRGSRTIVTQQAALEAKVAELQAALAQNSSLRQRVQRASRRATAINERYLRRIGADLHDGPAQLVALAALRMDSPVLVDPTTSSTLREAEIAGIHKTLGEAMREIRGICNGLVLPQIETQAIADILRLAVAEHERRTSTKVLLTLPERLPELGTSEKISIYRFVQEGLNNAYRHGKGKGQQVRATTKGGKLLVEVLDTGPGFDPARSEGLGLAGLRERIESIGGQFETLTGPGGTRLVITLSVEEQP; encoded by the coding sequence ATGTTTGGGAGATATTTCAGGCGACTTGCACGAATCTGGAGCGGGCTGTCGCTGGCTTGGCAGTTCGTGATCGCGGGCGGCATCGGCCTTCTGGCGGTGATGCTCGTGGTCGGGCTGTGGGTGACGTCGCAGATTCGCGAAGGGGTGATGCACAATTCCGCCACCACGACAGCGCTCTATGTCGACAGCGTGATCGCGCCGCTGCTGCCTGACCTGCGCAAGAGCCGCGAGCTCGACGATTCGGTCAAGCGGGCGCTGGACGAGACGCTCGGCCAGGGCGCGCTCGGAAAGAGGCTGGTGTCGTTCAAGCTGTGGCGACGCGACGGCATGGTGCTCTACTCCGACGACTCGGCCCTGATCGGCAGAACCTTTCCGCCCAACGCCAATCTGAAGTCGGCCTTCGCCGGCAATGTCGTGGCCGAATACAACAACCTCAGCGACGATCCCGAATCGGGAGACGAGAAAGCGGTGAACGCGCCGCTGTTCGAGATCTACAATCCGGTGCGCGAGCCCTGGTCGGGCGAAGTGGTGGCGGTGTCGGAATTCTACGAGGTCGCCGACGATTTCCAGGAAACGCTGAACTCGGCGCTCAGATGGACGTGGCTGGTGGTGGCGGCCGCCACCGCGGCGGCGCTGGCGCTGCTCTCCGGCATCGTTTTCCGCGGCAGCCGCACCATCGTCACCCAACAGGCTGCGCTAGAGGCCAAGGTTGCCGAATTGCAGGCGGCGCTGGCGCAGAACTCGTCGCTGCGCCAACGCGTCCAGCGCGCCTCGCGCCGCGCCACCGCCATCAACGAGCGGTATCTGCGGCGTATCGGCGCCGACCTGCATGACGGGCCGGCGCAACTGGTGGCGCTCGCCGCGCTAAGGATGGACAGCCCGGTGCTGGTCGATCCGACCACATCGAGCACGCTGCGCGAGGCCGAGATCGCCGGCATCCACAAGACGCTTGGCGAGGCGATGCGCGAGATACGCGGCATCTGCAACGGGCTGGTGCTGCCGCAGATCGAAACGCAGGCTATCGCCGATATCTTGCGGCTGGCGGTGGCCGAGCACGAGCGGCGCACCAGCACCAAAGTGTTGCTAACTCTGCCCGAGCGCTTGCCGGAGCTCGGCACCTCGGAAAAGATCAGCATCTATCGCTTCGTGCAGGAAGGCCTGAACAACGCCTACCGCCACGGCAAGGGCAAAGGCCAGCAGGTCAGAGCCACGACGAAGGGCGGCAAGCTCCTGGTCGAGGTGCTGGACACCGGCCCCGGCTTCGACCCGGCCCGAAGCGAAGGCCTTGGGCTTGCCGGCCTCAGGGAACGGATCGAAAGCATAGGCGGGCAGTTCGAAACGCTGACCGGCCCGGGAGGAACCAGGCTGGTGATCACCTTGTCTGTCGAGGAGCAACCGTGA
- a CDS encoding EamA family transporter, whose protein sequence is MTAAQEANQQAPVGAMPVLGLLGAMLSVQVGAAFAKGLFPVLGPEGTTMLRLAIGALMLAAVLRPWKVLPSRKNLPWLAAYGITVCAMNMLFYAALERIPLGVCVALEFTGPLFVATLGSRRLLDLVWVALAVVGIVLLSPFAGISRGLDPTGVALALAAGACWGLYIIFAQKAGAELGVRTSAYGMAIAAVLALPFGFNAAQAYLTDPHIMAGAAVVGLFSSALPFYLEMLVLVRMPAKVYGMLVCLEPAGGALTGFLFLHEKLDLLQCAGVAAVIAAAFGTAVAARRPMPLPA, encoded by the coding sequence TTGACCGCAGCACAGGAAGCTAACCAACAGGCCCCTGTCGGCGCCATGCCGGTGCTTGGCCTGCTCGGTGCAATGCTCTCCGTGCAGGTCGGCGCCGCCTTTGCCAAGGGGCTGTTCCCGGTTCTGGGCCCGGAAGGCACGACCATGCTGAGGCTCGCCATTGGCGCGCTGATGCTGGCGGCGGTGCTGAGGCCCTGGAAAGTGCTGCCCTCGCGCAAAAACCTGCCCTGGCTCGCCGCCTACGGCATCACCGTCTGCGCCATGAACATGTTGTTCTATGCCGCGCTCGAGCGCATTCCGCTCGGCGTCTGCGTGGCGCTCGAATTCACCGGGCCGCTGTTCGTCGCCACGCTCGGCTCCAGGCGGCTGCTCGACCTTGTCTGGGTGGCGCTGGCCGTCGTCGGCATCGTGCTTTTGTCGCCCTTTGCCGGTATCAGCCGCGGGCTCGATCCGACAGGCGTGGCGCTGGCGCTGGCGGCGGGCGCCTGCTGGGGGCTCTACATCATCTTCGCGCAGAAGGCCGGCGCCGAACTCGGCGTGCGCACCTCCGCCTACGGCATGGCGATCGCCGCCGTGCTGGCGCTGCCCTTCGGCTTCAACGCTGCTCAGGCCTATCTCACCGATCCGCACATCATGGCAGGCGCCGCCGTGGTCGGCCTGTTCTCCAGCGCGCTGCCCTTCTATCTGGAAATGCTGGTGCTGGTCCGCATGCCGGCCAAAGTTTACGGCATGCTGGTCTGCCTGGAGCCGGCGGGCGGCGCGCTCACGGGCTTTCTATTCCTGCATGAGAAGCTCGACCTTTTGCAATGCGCAGGCGTCGCCGCCGTCATTGCCGCCGCTTTCGGCACGGCGGTTGCGGCGCGGCGGCCGATGCCGTTGCCGGCCTGA
- a CDS encoding MAPEG family protein, which translates to MSTLGVLALCLLSVALAIYSGSSKGFADKLSGPVIPADDDNSLYRIDRVHMNSVEALAPFVVPVLLAMMVGVEPVTLAVLVWVHLAIRLVHMVIYLRGGNAAKGGSVRTILYVSGALVTLVLILVTGWVALR; encoded by the coding sequence TTGAGCACCCTCGGCGTGCTTGCGCTCTGCCTCCTGTCGGTCGCGCTGGCGATCTACTCAGGCTCGTCCAAGGGTTTTGCAGACAAGCTTTCAGGGCCGGTGATCCCGGCGGACGACGACAACTCTCTTTACCGGATCGATCGCGTCCACATGAACTCGGTCGAGGCGCTCGCGCCCTTCGTCGTGCCCGTGTTGCTGGCGATGATGGTCGGCGTCGAGCCGGTGACGCTCGCCGTGCTCGTCTGGGTTCACTTGGCGATACGTCTCGTACACATGGTCATCTACCTGCGCGGCGGCAACGCCGCCAAGGGCGGCAGCGTCAGGACGATCCTCTATGTCTCGGGCGCGCTGGTCACGCTGGTTCTCATCCTCGTGACGGGGTGGGTGGCGCTTCGCTGA
- a CDS encoding DUF2934 domain-containing protein, translated as MDDDDRTEKIRQRAYEIFQREGGILGNHERHWHQAELEIDREAALPLTADDALPETREIDSADVLTVEALAMRTGISGDEAQELLDRLGNDRAVIEQAARDLQARKRGVD; from the coding sequence ATGGACGACGACGATCGGACCGAGAAGATCAGGCAGCGTGCCTATGAGATCTTTCAGCGCGAGGGCGGCATCCTGGGCAATCATGAACGGCACTGGCATCAGGCGGAGTTGGAGATCGACCGCGAGGCCGCCCTGCCGCTGACGGCGGACGATGCGCTGCCCGAAACGCGCGAGATCGACAGCGCGGACGTGCTGACGGTGGAGGCGCTTGCCATGCGCACCGGCATTTCGGGCGACGAGGCGCAAGAGCTGCTCGACAGGCTGGGCAACGACCGCGCTGTGATCGAGCAAGCGGCGCGCGATCTGCAAGCACGCAAGCGCGGTGTCGATTAG
- a CDS encoding PilZ domain-containing protein: protein MANFPETERRLHAREFVLKEATIIAAGVRIGCSVRNQHEQGAELRVGADVEIPDRFLLEVPADDTAYRALVRWRRNDRVGVALYSNAPKD from the coding sequence ATGGCCAATTTTCCCGAGACCGAGCGCCGTCTTCATGCGCGCGAATTCGTGCTCAAGGAAGCCACGATCATCGCCGCCGGCGTCAGGATCGGCTGCTCGGTCAGAAATCAGCACGAGCAAGGTGCGGAATTGCGCGTCGGCGCCGATGTGGAGATCCCGGACCGCTTCCTGCTCGAGGTCCCGGCCGACGATACGGCCTATCGCGCTTTGGTGCGGTGGCGGCGCAACGACCGCGTCGGCGTGGCGCTCTACAGCAACGCGCCGAAGGACTGA
- a CDS encoding histidine phosphatase family protein produces MLARLTMIASGATQAMRKGRFPSNEGLEPQAIDRAAALAAALRSADRVWTSPALAARQTAEALGLAATVEPLLAEQDFGRWAGKGFEEVQAEDPEGMAAWFADAEAAPHGGESLAAVASRGAALMERLAAESGHTIALTHALPIRAAMVHVLGAPLSSVWKIDIEPLSLTEFRGDGRRWVLHASGVIASG; encoded by the coding sequence ATGCTCGCCCGCCTTACGATGATCGCAAGCGGCGCGACGCAGGCCATGCGTAAGGGGCGCTTTCCGAGTAACGAGGGGCTGGAGCCGCAAGCCATCGACCGCGCCGCTGCGCTGGCCGCTGCGCTGCGCAGCGCCGACCGCGTCTGGACAAGCCCGGCGCTGGCCGCGCGGCAGACGGCGGAGGCGCTCGGCCTGGCGGCGACGGTCGAGCCGCTGCTTGCCGAGCAGGATTTCGGGCGCTGGGCCGGCAAAGGCTTCGAGGAGGTGCAGGCAGAAGATCCGGAAGGCATGGCGGCCTGGTTCGCCGATGCGGAAGCGGCGCCCCATGGCGGCGAGTCGCTTGCCGCCGTGGCCTCGCGCGGCGCCGCACTGATGGAGCGCCTGGCCGCCGAGAGCGGCCACACCATCGCGCTCACGCACGCCCTGCCGATCCGCGCGGCCATGGTGCATGTTCTGGGCGCGCCGCTTTCCTCGGTCTGGAAGATCGACATCGAGCCGCTGTCGCTCACCGAGTTCCGCGGCGACGGCCGCCGCTGGGTGCTGCACGCGAGCGGGGTCATCGCCTCTGGTTGA
- a CDS encoding YkvA family protein: protein MSTFDTAKRWARKIKRDVVALWIAARDPRVPWYAKAAAGAVAAYALSPIDLIPDFIPIIGYLDDLLIVPVGIMLAVKLVPSDLMQEFRDEAARREKPVSKAGLASMIALWVLAALALAWLFWPKPA from the coding sequence ATGTCGACATTCGATACGGCGAAGCGGTGGGCGCGCAAGATCAAGCGCGATGTGGTTGCGCTCTGGATCGCCGCCCGCGATCCGCGTGTGCCCTGGTATGCAAAAGCCGCCGCGGGCGCAGTCGCGGCCTACGCGCTGAGCCCCATCGATCTTATCCCGGATTTCATCCCGATCATCGGTTACCTGGACGACCTGCTGATCGTGCCTGTCGGCATCATGCTCGCGGTCAAGCTGGTCCCGTCCGATCTGATGCAGGAATTCCGCGATGAGGCCGCGCGACGCGAGAAGCCGGTGAGCAAGGCCGGGCTCGCTTCCATGATCGCGCTCTGGGTGCTTGCGGCGTTGGCCCTCGCCTGGCTGTTCTGGCCGAAGCCGGCCTAG